One genomic region from Sparus aurata chromosome 15, fSpaAur1.1, whole genome shotgun sequence encodes:
- the lhcgr gene encoding lutropin-choriogonadotropic hormone receptor isoform X3, whose product MSISNTGITVFPDITSIYSLEPEFILDIYDNLYLLEIPPNAFIGLTKEYVTMNLYNNGIREIHDHAFNGTKIDKLVLKNNRNLRGIHRDAFKGATGPEVLDVSATALKKLPAEGLESVLVLFAQSAYALKSLPPLQGLWSLREAHLTYNSHCCALLSWSTHRDFTFNPAWNNGSTSCDESDSTARVQHVIGGSAEGTLPKDLNIFSDADLFVDDESFGDVNFHYPELDFCQTRPTLLCTPEADAFNPCEDIAGFSFLRVAIWFINILAITGNLTVLLVSFTSRNKLTVPRFFMCNLAFADLCIGIYLLMIATVDLRTHGHYSQHAIEWQTGPGCSAAGFLSVFGGELSVYTLSTITLERWHTITNALQVERHLLLTQAASIMAAGWLISLGMGMLPLVGVSSYSKVSMCLPMDIETPLAQTFIIIILLFNVGAFIVVCVCYVLIYLAVKNPEVPRRSADTKMAKRMAVLIFTDFLCMAPISFFAISAAFKVPLITVTNSKILLVLFFPINSCANPFLYAIFTKAFRKDAYQLMSALGCCKSKASVHRMNAHCGEKAINFGSSYKGSGTAVRLAVMEGQSHHPKEEGELT is encoded by the exons AT GAGCATCTCGAACACTGGGATAACAGTCTTTCCTGATATTACGTCCATTTATTCTCTCGAACCAGAATTTATATT GGACATCTATGACAACCTGTATCTACTGGAGATACCTCCGAATGCTTTCATCGGACTGACAAAAGAATACGTCACAAT GAACCTGTACAACAACGGCATCAGAGAGATACACGACCACGCATTCAACGGGACAAAGATAGATAAGCT GGTTTTAAAGAATAATCGAAACCTCAGGGGGATCCACAGAGACGCGTTCAAAGGAGCCACAGGCCCAGAGGTCTT GGACGTGTCTGCGACGGCTCTCAAGAAGTTACCGGCGGAGGGACTGGAGTCAGTCCTGGTGCTGTTCGCTCAGTCGGCGTACGCCTTGAAGAGTCTGCCTCCTCTGCAGGGGCTGTGGAGCCTACGAGAGGCCCACCTCACATACAACAGCCACTGTTGTGCGCTGCTGAGTTGGAGCACCCACAG GGACTTTACCTTTAATCCTGCATGGAATAATGGCTCCACATCCTGTGATGAGAGTGACTCCACAGCAag GGTTCAGCATGTGATTGGAGGCTCAGCAGAAGGGACTCTACCCAAggatttgaacattttttcaGACGCTGATCTGTTTGTGGACGATGAGAGCTTTGGAGACGTGAATTTCCACTATCCAGAACTGGACTTCTGTCAGACACGGCCAACTTTGCTTTGCACGCCTGAAGCAGACGCCTTCAATCCCTGTGAGGACATCGCAGGTTTCAGTTTCCTCAGAGTGGCCATTTGGTTCATCAACATCCTGGCCATCACGGGGAACCTGACAGTCCTCCTGGTCTCTTTCACCAGCCGCAACAAGCTGACGGTGCCTCGCTTCTTCATGTGCAACCTGGCTTTTGCAGACCTCTGCATTGGGATCTACCTCCTGATGATCGCCACGGTAGACTTGCGCACGCACGGTCACTACAGTCAGCATGCTATTGAATGGCAGACAGGGCCCGGCTGCAGCGCTGCcggcttcctgtctgtgtttggcGGGGAGTTGTCAGTCTACACACTCTCCACCATCACTCTGGAGCGCTGGCACACCATCACCAACGCTCTGCAGGTAGAGCGTCATCTGTTACTCACACAAGCAGCGAGCATAATGGCGGCCGGTTGGCTCATAAGTCTGGGGATGGGGATGCTGCCTCTGGTTGGCGTGAGCAGTTACTCCAAAGTCAGCATGTGCCTTCCCATGGACATAGAGACTCCTCTGGCTCAGACCTTCATCATTATTATCCTGCTCTTCAACGTGGGCGCcttcattgttgtgtgtgtttgttacgTGCTGATCTACCTTGCTGTAAAGAACCCCGAGGTACCGAGAAGAAGCGCCGACACCAAGATGGCGAAGCGCATGGCTGTGCTTATCTTCACCGATTTCCTCTGCATGGCTCCCATCTCCTTCTTCGCCATCTCTGCTGCGTTCAAGGTCCCCCTGATCACGGTCACTAACTCCAAGATCCTGCTCGTGCTCTTCTTCCCCATCAACTCTTGTGCCAATCCCTTCCTTTACGCTATCTTCACCAAGGCTTTCAGAAAGGATGCATATCAGCTCATGAGTGCACTGGGCTGCTGTAAAAGCAAGGCCAGTGTTCATCGCATGAATGCTCACTGCGGCGAAAAGGCAATCAACTTTGGGTCCAGTTATAAAGGATCAGGGACAGCAGTGCGGCTGGCTGTGATGGAAGGGCAGAGCCATCACCcgaaagaggagggggagctcacctga
- the lhcgr gene encoding lutropin-choriogonadotropic hormone receptor isoform X2, which yields MAAIKVDSINSNQGAHIYCQLPNVYTSDIAQSVTLETIETLAFNNLLNLSEISIQNTRSLMRIGRGTFNNLPKLRYLSISNTGITVFPDITSIYSLEPEFILDIYDNLYLLEIPPNAFIGLTKEYVTMNLYNNGIREIHDHAFNGTKIDKLVLKNNRNLRGIHRDAFKGATGPEVLDVSATALKKLPAEGLESVLVLFAQSAYALKSLPPLQGLWSLREAHLTYNSHCCALLSWSTHRDFTFNPAWNNGSTSCDESDSTARVQHVIGGSAEGTLPKDLNIFSDADLFVDDESFGDVNFHYPELDFCQTRPTLLCTPEADAFNPCEDIAGFSFLRVAIWFINILAITGNLTVLLVSFTSRNKLTVPRFFMCNLAFADLCIGIYLLMIATVDLRTHGHYSQHAIEWQTGPGCSAAGFLSVFGGELSVYTLSTITLERWHTITNALQVERHLLLTQAASIMAAGWLISLGMGMLPLVGVSSYSKVSMCLPMDIETPLAQTFIIIILLFNVGAFIVVCVCYVLIYLAVKNPEVPRRSADTKMAKRMAVLIFTDFLCMAPISFFAISAAFKVPLITVTNSKILLVLFFPINSCANPFLYAIFTKAFRKDAYQLMSALGCCKSKASVHRMNAHCGEKAINFGSSYKGSGTAVRLAVMEGQSHHPKEEGELT from the exons TGACATCGCTCAGAGTGTGACCCTGGAAACCATCGAGACATTAGCGTTTAACAACCTTCTCAACCTCTCTGAAAT CTCGATCCAGAACACAAGGAGTCTGATGCGCATTGGCAGAGGGACATTTAACAACCTTCCCAAGCTGCGTTACCT GAGCATCTCGAACACTGGGATAACAGTCTTTCCTGATATTACGTCCATTTATTCTCTCGAACCAGAATTTATATT GGACATCTATGACAACCTGTATCTACTGGAGATACCTCCGAATGCTTTCATCGGACTGACAAAAGAATACGTCACAAT GAACCTGTACAACAACGGCATCAGAGAGATACACGACCACGCATTCAACGGGACAAAGATAGATAAGCT GGTTTTAAAGAATAATCGAAACCTCAGGGGGATCCACAGAGACGCGTTCAAAGGAGCCACAGGCCCAGAGGTCTT GGACGTGTCTGCGACGGCTCTCAAGAAGTTACCGGCGGAGGGACTGGAGTCAGTCCTGGTGCTGTTCGCTCAGTCGGCGTACGCCTTGAAGAGTCTGCCTCCTCTGCAGGGGCTGTGGAGCCTACGAGAGGCCCACCTCACATACAACAGCCACTGTTGTGCGCTGCTGAGTTGGAGCACCCACAG GGACTTTACCTTTAATCCTGCATGGAATAATGGCTCCACATCCTGTGATGAGAGTGACTCCACAGCAag GGTTCAGCATGTGATTGGAGGCTCAGCAGAAGGGACTCTACCCAAggatttgaacattttttcaGACGCTGATCTGTTTGTGGACGATGAGAGCTTTGGAGACGTGAATTTCCACTATCCAGAACTGGACTTCTGTCAGACACGGCCAACTTTGCTTTGCACGCCTGAAGCAGACGCCTTCAATCCCTGTGAGGACATCGCAGGTTTCAGTTTCCTCAGAGTGGCCATTTGGTTCATCAACATCCTGGCCATCACGGGGAACCTGACAGTCCTCCTGGTCTCTTTCACCAGCCGCAACAAGCTGACGGTGCCTCGCTTCTTCATGTGCAACCTGGCTTTTGCAGACCTCTGCATTGGGATCTACCTCCTGATGATCGCCACGGTAGACTTGCGCACGCACGGTCACTACAGTCAGCATGCTATTGAATGGCAGACAGGGCCCGGCTGCAGCGCTGCcggcttcctgtctgtgtttggcGGGGAGTTGTCAGTCTACACACTCTCCACCATCACTCTGGAGCGCTGGCACACCATCACCAACGCTCTGCAGGTAGAGCGTCATCTGTTACTCACACAAGCAGCGAGCATAATGGCGGCCGGTTGGCTCATAAGTCTGGGGATGGGGATGCTGCCTCTGGTTGGCGTGAGCAGTTACTCCAAAGTCAGCATGTGCCTTCCCATGGACATAGAGACTCCTCTGGCTCAGACCTTCATCATTATTATCCTGCTCTTCAACGTGGGCGCcttcattgttgtgtgtgtttgttacgTGCTGATCTACCTTGCTGTAAAGAACCCCGAGGTACCGAGAAGAAGCGCCGACACCAAGATGGCGAAGCGCATGGCTGTGCTTATCTTCACCGATTTCCTCTGCATGGCTCCCATCTCCTTCTTCGCCATCTCTGCTGCGTTCAAGGTCCCCCTGATCACGGTCACTAACTCCAAGATCCTGCTCGTGCTCTTCTTCCCCATCAACTCTTGTGCCAATCCCTTCCTTTACGCTATCTTCACCAAGGCTTTCAGAAAGGATGCATATCAGCTCATGAGTGCACTGGGCTGCTGTAAAAGCAAGGCCAGTGTTCATCGCATGAATGCTCACTGCGGCGAAAAGGCAATCAACTTTGGGTCCAGTTATAAAGGATCAGGGACAGCAGTGCGGCTGGCTGTGATGGAAGGGCAGAGCCATCACCcgaaagaggagggggagctcacctga